In Pseudomonas bubulae, the following proteins share a genomic window:
- the kleA gene encoding stable inheritance protein KleA codes for MNQQRIMPWIDLLPGVETTDLQQRRDTIQELTRQAAEATRKAQLLIRQAEQLRERANLSACSLEGDAKGKFSAEAVEKAKNLAYPPR; via the coding sequence ATGAATCAACAGCGTATTATGCCTTGGATTGATCTACTGCCAGGGGTTGAAACCACCGACCTGCAGCAGCGCCGAGACACCATTCAGGAGTTGACTCGCCAGGCGGCAGAAGCAACGCGCAAGGCTCAACTGCTGATCCGCCAAGCGGAACAGCTAAGAGAGCGGGCTAACCTGTCGGCTTGCAGCTTGGAAGGTGACGCCAAAGGGAAGTTTTCAGCGGAAGCGGTCGAAAAGGCAAAAAACCTGGCTTATCCGCCAAGGTGA